One Micromonospora craniellae genomic region harbors:
- the amcA gene encoding multiple cyclophane-containing RiPP AmcA: MTLYISRHATATTANNSTRPVRSEPVLTAERLDLPRIDPPLFNHVWQRLFEQTMRKEEQR, from the coding sequence ATGACTCTTTACATCTCCCGCCATGCCACGGCAACGACTGCCAACAACTCCACCCGACCGGTCCGTTCTGAACCCGTGCTCACGGCCGAGCGACTCGACCTCCCTCGCATCGACCCGCCCCTGTTCAACCACGTCTGGCAGCGACTTTTCGAGCAGACCATGCGAAAGGAAGAGCAACGATGA